The segment GGCTGGCTACTACTACGGCATCGTGCGGCGCATGTACCTGACGAGCGCGCAGCCGGCCTCGGCGCCTGCACCCCTTCCGGCGGGAACCGCCCTGGCCGTGGGCGTGTCGGTGGCCGCCACGCTCCTGCTGATGCTCTTGCCGCAGCCGGTGCTGGAGTGGCTGCAGTCCGCGCAGAACCTGGTGGCCATGCTGCCGTAGGGTGCCCTGCAGCCGTACTCGGACGAAAGTGCCCGCGTCTATTACGGACGCGGGCACTTCTTTCGCTTGCTCTCACCGCGTGCGGAGCGCCGAACCCCGGTGTGCCCTACCGGCCGGCGCGCAACTGCTCGAAGCGCTGCCGCGCCTCTCCGATGAGCCGCCAGGCCTCAGCCTCATCCCGCCATCCCCGGATCTCACAGGGCTTGCCCTCGAGGTCCTTGTAGACCTTAAAGAAGTGCTCGACCTCCCGCAGGAAGTGGTGAGGCACCTGAACCAGCGCGCTCACCTCCTCGAAGCGGGGATCCACGCTGACGACGCCCAGAATCTTGGTGTCCGGCCCCTTGTCGTCGATCATGTCCAGGGCGCCGAGGACCCGTACCGGCACGGCGCAGCCCGGAAAAGTCGAGATGCTGGACATCACCAGGACGTCCAGCGGGTCCCCGTCCTCGGCCAGGGTCTCGGGCACAAACCCGTACTCGCCGGGATAGTACATGGGTGAATACAGCACCCGGTTGAGCACCATGCGCCCCGAGCGAGAATCGTACTCGTACTTGTTTTGCGTGCCCTTTGGAACTTCGATGACCACCAAAAGCGGCGGTCGTGCCTCGCCGTTGTTCATATCCGGACGGTCTTGAGTCACCATAGGGCCCCGGTTCGCCTCAGGTCTTCGCTCCCGACCCCGTCAGGTCTGTGGCCTCATCATACCGGCGACAGTCTTGCCCCGCAAGCACCTGCAACAAGGGGCCGGACGGCCGCGCAGCGCTGCGCTGAACGCGGCCGGATGCGAGCATGGTCAAGAAGGCTGGTGGATTTGCGGCCTGATGATATACGTGGGTGGTGGACCTGACGGGATTCGAACCCGTGGCCTCTGCAGTGCGATTGCAGCGCTCTCCCACTGAGCTACAGGCCCGCCGACGCCACTGATTATACACGACATGGCGGGGCAGCGAAAGGGCCCGCCTTGCCT is part of the Bacillota bacterium genome and harbors:
- a CDS encoding inorganic diphosphatase, with the protein product MVTQDRPDMNNGEARPPLLVVIEVPKGTQNKYEYDSRSGRMVLNRVLYSPMYYPGEYGFVPETLAEDGDPLDVLVMSSISTFPGCAVPVRVLGALDMIDDKGPDTKILGVVSVDPRFEEVSALVQVPHHFLREVEHFFKVYKDLEGKPCEIRGWRDEAEAWRLIGEARQRFEQLRAGR